In one Candidatus Nealsonbacteria bacterium genomic region, the following are encoded:
- a CDS encoding ribonuclease J has protein sequence MKKSKDAKNLKIIPLGGLGEVGRNMTLLEYEKKILIIDMGFRMPEEDMPGIDFIIPNIEYLRKRKKNILGIVFTHGHYDHIGAIPYLIKKIYTKNLKLFASPLTKGIILKRQEDFKDQPKLKIEEVKNGSRIRLEQFKIEFFKQNHNIPDNLGLFIETPVGNILHTSDFKFDPNPVNDLPTDFKKLRELGRRKILLMISDSTGAEEEGHSLSEKEISKNLEEILKTAPGRVIAATFSSLINRIQQIITISEKYKRKVCIEGYSMKTNVEISERLGYIKTKKDTFITTRKIKNYPDQKITILCTGAQGEKSAALMRIINKEHKFLRIKRNDTIIFSSSVIPGNERTVQFMKDEILRQGAKVYHYKMMDIHAGGHARKEELKEMLEIMKPKFFLPNHGQHSMLFAHAELAKKIGIPEKNIIVAENGQIINLSRKRIFIEKEKAPSNYIMVDGLGIGDVGEIVLRDRQMLAEDGMFVIIAIIDKQTGKVRGSPDIISRGFVYLRESKGLLRDTRKKIIAIVNKTAGRGGAVNWTYVKNEIRNKIGQFLFSKTQRRPMILPVLIEV, from the coding sequence ATGAAAAAATCAAAAGATGCTAAAAATCTAAAAATTATTCCTTTAGGTGGTCTCGGTGAAGTGGGCCGCAATATGACTTTGTTGGAATATGAGAAAAAAATTCTCATTATTGATATGGGCTTTCGAATGCCGGAAGAGGATATGCCGGGAATTGATTTTATTATTCCAAACATTGAATATCTTAGAAAAAGAAAGAAAAATATCTTAGGAATTGTATTTACTCATGGACACTACGACCACATCGGAGCTATTCCTTATTTAATTAAAAAAATTTACACGAAGAATTTAAAACTTTTTGCCAGCCCATTAACTAAAGGAATAATTCTAAAAAGACAGGAAGACTTTAAAGACCAACCCAAATTAAAAATTGAGGAAGTGAAAAACGGTTCAAGAATAAGATTGGAACAGTTTAAAATTGAATTTTTTAAACAAAACCATAATATTCCAGATAACTTAGGATTATTTATTGAAACACCTGTTGGGAATATATTACATACTTCAGATTTCAAATTTGACCCAAATCCGGTAAACGATTTACCAACTGATTTTAAAAAGTTGAGAGAACTCGGAAGGAGAAAAATTTTACTGATGATTTCAGATTCTACCGGAGCCGAAGAAGAAGGTCATTCTTTATCAGAAAAAGAAATTTCAAAAAATTTAGAAGAAATATTAAAAACAGCTCCAGGCAGGGTTATTGCAGCTACCTTTTCTTCTTTGATAAACAGAATCCAACAAATTATTACTATTTCTGAAAAATATAAAAGAAAAGTCTGTATAGAAGGATATTCAATGAAAACAAATGTCGAGATTTCAGAAAGGTTAGGATACATTAAAACAAAAAAAGACACTTTTATTACAACAAGAAAAATAAAAAATTATCCAGACCAAAAAATAACAATTTTATGTACCGGAGCTCAAGGAGAAAAATCAGCCGCTCTAATGAGAATTATTAATAAAGAACATAAATTTTTGAGAATAAAAAGAAATGATACTATCATTTTTTCTTCCTCTGTTATTCCGGGTAATGAAAGAACAGTGCAGTTTATGAAAGATGAAATTTTACGCCAGGGAGCTAAGGTTTATCATTATAAAATGATGGATATTCACGCCGGCGGACATGCCAGAAAAGAAGAGTTGAAAGAAATGTTAGAGATTATGAAACCAAAATTTTTCCTGCCAAATCACGGACAACATTCCATGTTATTTGCTCATGCTGAGTTGGCAAAGAAAATAGGTATTCCAGAAAAAAACATAATTGTTGCTGAAAACGGACAGATTATTAACCTGAGCCGAAAAAGAATCTTTATTGAAAAAGAAAAAGCGCCTTCAAATTATATAATGGTTGATGGATTGGGTATCGGCGATGTAGGTGAAATTGTTTTAAGAGACAGACAGATGTTGGCAGAAGATGGAATGTTTGTTATTATTGCTATCATTGATAAACAAACTGGAAAAGTTCGGGGTTCTCCTGATATAATATCAAGGGGATTCGTTTATTTAAGAGAATCAAAGGGATTACTTAGAGATACAAGAAAAAAGATTATTGCTATTGTCAATAAAACCGCAGGAAGAGGTGGAGCCGTTAATTGGACTTATGTTAAAAATGAAATCAGAAATAAAATAGGTCAGTTTCTTTTCTCTAAAACCCAAAGACGTCCTATGATTCTCCCTGTTCTCATAGAAGTGTAA
- the trpS gene encoding tryptophan--tRNA ligase, giving the protein MRIFSGIRPTGNLHIGNYSGAIKQWIELQEKNECIFCVVDLHAITTPYKEEELQKNILETAVTYLAAGLNPEKSIIFVQSQVKEHAELAWLLSTITPVGELQRMTQFKEKSKRHSKHVNAGLLNYPILMAADILLYKTEAVPVGKDQKQHVELAKTIAKKFNQRFGKSFKVPKTLLSKTGSKIMSLENPKKKMSKTDNPKGCIDLFEEPKEIRKKIMSAVTDPGRKITYDLKKKPGISNLLTIYSLFSGKSIKELEKKFKGKGYAEFKKSLARLLINSLEPFRQKRKELLAREVYIREILKQGQKKAEVIAQFTMQEVKQKMGLI; this is encoded by the coding sequence ATGCGTATTTTTAGCGGTATCCGGCCAACCGGAAATCTCCATATTGGAAACTACTCAGGAGCAATCAAACAGTGGATTGAACTTCAAGAAAAAAATGAATGCATTTTTTGTGTTGTTGATTTACATGCTATTACCACTCCATACAAAGAAGAAGAATTGCAAAAAAACATTTTGGAAACAGCAGTCACTTATTTAGCAGCTGGTTTGAATCCTGAAAAATCTATCATTTTTGTTCAATCTCAAGTAAAAGAACATGCTGAATTAGCTTGGCTCTTAAGTACTATCACTCCTGTGGGAGAATTGCAAAGAATGACTCAGTTTAAAGAAAAAAGCAAGAGGCATTCAAAACATGTTAATGCCGGTCTTTTGAATTATCCGATTTTAATGGCAGCTGACATCTTACTCTATAAAACAGAGGCAGTACCCGTTGGTAAGGATCAGAAACAACATGTTGAATTAGCCAAGACCATTGCCAAAAAATTTAACCAGAGATTCGGCAAAAGTTTCAAAGTTCCAAAAACCCTTTTGTCTAAGACAGGTTCTAAGATTATGTCTTTGGAAAACCCAAAGAAAAAAATGTCAAAAACTGACAATCCTAAAGGTTGTATTGATTTATTCGAGGAACCCAAAGAAATTCGAAAAAAAATAATGTCTGCTGTTACAGACCCGGGAAGAAAAATTACTTATGATCTAAAGAAAAAACCAGGAATATCCAATCTCTTAACTATCTATTCTTTATTTTCTGGAAAATCAATCAAAGAACTGGAAAAGAAATTTAAAGGTAAGGGTTATGCAGAATTTAAAAAATCCCTCGCAAGATTATTAATTAATTCTTTAGAACCCTTTAGACAGAAAAGAAAAGAACTTCTCGCCAGAGAAGTTTATATTAGAGAAATTTTAAAGCAAGGGCAAAAAAAAGCAGAAGTTATTGCTCAATTTACAATGCAAGAAGTCAAGCAAAAAATGGGTTTAATCTAA
- a CDS encoding phosphomannomutase/phosphoglucomutase — protein sequence MKINPDIFRAYDIRGIYLDDFNEDFAFKIGQALVKFLRQKKSKIKRKTRLKIVVGQDNRLSSPTLFKSLSKGITNAGADVIDIGLSTTPMFYFAVAFYRFDGGIVITSSHNPPEYNGFKLVREKAIPISGKTGLKRIRTLCATRTLISPKLRTLCETRTLAKKTTVKKKGRIIKKKVLQDYVKFNLREFYINKIYPFKIVVDTANSVSGIVIPSVFKKSPLKIYHLFQELDGSFPNHNPDPLKKENLRFLKKEVLKRKSDLGIAFDGDGDRIVFITERGEIVPGDIVTALIVNIILKGSSGKKVIYDVRSSNIVRETIEKNKGLPLENRIGHSFIKERMRKENVFFAGEFSGHYYSRKHYFCECPFLILFSILKEMSETKKTLSQLIKPFKKYYHSGEINFKVKDKKKILKILEKKFGKKGEILKIDGLKINFPNWWFNFRPSNTEPVLRLVAEAKTKKILEKKKKELISLIKKRS from the coding sequence ATGAAAATCAACCCTGACATCTTTAGAGCATATGATATTCGGGGAATTTATCTTGATGATTTTAATGAGGACTTTGCCTTTAAAATTGGGCAAGCCCTAGTTAAATTTTTGAGACAAAAAAAATCTAAAATTAAAAGGAAGACAAGACTTAAAATTGTGGTAGGTCAAGATAATCGTCTTTCCTCTCCTACCTTATTTAAAAGCTTAAGCAAAGGAATTACTAATGCCGGAGCTGATGTTATTGACATAGGGCTTTCTACTACCCCTATGTTTTATTTTGCTGTAGCTTTTTATAGATTTGATGGAGGAATAGTAATTACAAGCTCCCATAATCCTCCAGAGTACAATGGTTTTAAATTGGTTAGAGAAAAAGCAATTCCTATTAGTGGAAAAACAGGTTTAAAAAGAATAAGAACCTTGTGTGCCACAAGAACCTTGATTTCTCCGAAATTAAGAACCTTGTGTGAGACAAGAACCTTAGCTAAAAAAACTACAGTTAAAAAAAAAGGCAGAATAATAAAAAAGAAAGTTCTTCAAGATTATGTGAAATTTAATCTTAGAGAATTTTATATTAATAAGATTTATCCTTTTAAAATAGTTGTAGATACTGCCAACAGCGTTTCAGGTATAGTAATTCCAAGTGTTTTTAAAAAATCTCCTCTTAAAATCTATCATCTTTTTCAAGAACTTGACGGTTCTTTCCCTAATCATAATCCTGACCCATTAAAAAAAGAAAATTTGAGATTTTTAAAAAAAGAGGTTTTAAAAAGAAAAAGCGATTTAGGAATAGCTTTCGACGGAGATGGAGATAGGATTGTTTTTATCACCGAGAGGGGAGAGATTGTCCCGGGAGATATTGTTACTGCTTTAATAGTTAATATAATTCTAAAAGGAAGCTCAGGAAAAAAAGTTATATACGATGTTCGTTCAAGCAATATTGTTAGGGAAACAATAGAGAAGAACAAAGGTCTTCCTTTAGAAAACAGAATAGGACATTCTTTCATAAAAGAAAGGATGAGAAAAGAAAATGTTTTCTTTGCCGGAGAATTCTCAGGTCATTATTATTCAAGAAAGCATTATTTTTGTGAGTGTCCTTTCTTAATTTTGTTTTCTATTTTAAAAGAAATGTCTGAGACTAAAAAGACTCTTTCTCAACTGATTAAACCTTTCAAGAAATATTATCATTCAGGGGAAATAAACTTTAAAGTCAAAGATAAAAAAAAGATTTTAAAAATCTTAGAAAAAAAGTTTGGAAAAAAAGGAGAGATATTAAAAATTGATGGTTTAAAAATTAATTTTCCAAATTGGTGGTTTAATTTCCGTCCCTCTAATACAGAGCCTGTTTTGAGACTGGTGGCTGAAGCTAAGACAAAAAAAATATTAGAGAAAAAGAAAAAAGAACTTATTTCTCTTATAAAAAAAAGGAGCTAA
- the ychF gene encoding redox-regulated ATPase YchF, which translates to MSFSVGIVGLPNVGKSTLFKALTKKKVNIAPRPFTTIKPNLGIVSVPDERLDKLAEIIKPEKVTPTVIEFIDIAGLVKGAHKGEGLGNQFLAQIRNCDAILEVIRAFENQEVENVLREINPEKEIEVIKIELLMKDLETLEKIISKLEKKTLEKVKVFQKIKEGVSRGELISEINLTDKENLKIKEYQFLTTKPTLFVLNTNTKKRSLQMKSKYLQINLKDEEEISELSESDKKELGLELHLDGLVRACYDILDLITFFTVSGGKETRAWTITKGSDALEAGKTVHSDFKEKFIKAEVVNWKELVLSGSWSKAREKGLIAIVGKDYLIQDGDVVEFKI; encoded by the coding sequence ATGAGTTTTTCAGTAGGTATTGTCGGTTTACCAAATGTTGGTAAATCCACATTATTTAAAGCTTTAACTAAAAAGAAAGTTAATATTGCTCCCCGTCCTTTCACAACTATAAAACCCAATTTAGGAATAGTTTCTGTTCCGGACGAAAGATTAGATAAATTAGCTGAAATTATTAAACCTGAAAAGGTAACTCCGACTGTTATTGAATTCATTGACATTGCAGGATTAGTTAAAGGAGCTCATAAAGGAGAGGGTCTTGGAAATCAGTTCTTAGCTCAAATCAGAAATTGTGACGCTATTTTAGAAGTAATAAGGGCTTTTGAAAATCAAGAGGTAGAAAATGTTTTAAGAGAAATTAACCCAGAAAAAGAAATAGAAGTGATAAAGATTGAACTTTTAATGAAAGACCTTGAAACCTTAGAAAAAATAATCTCAAAATTAGAAAAAAAAACTTTAGAAAAAGTTAAAGTCTTTCAAAAAATTAAAGAAGGAGTTTCTCGTGGAGAATTAATCTCAGAAATAAATTTAACCGATAAAGAAAATTTAAAAATTAAAGAATATCAGTTTCTAACAACAAAACCAACTTTATTTGTATTAAATACTAACACTAAAAAAAGGTCATTACAGATGAAATCTAAATACTTGCAAATAAACTTAAAAGATGAGGAAGAAATATCAGAACTTTCAGAATCAGACAAAAAAGAGCTCGGTTTAGAACTCCATCTTGATGGTTTAGTTAGAGCTTGCTATGATATTTTAGACTTAATTACTTTTTTCACGGTCTCGGGTGGAAAAGAAACAAGAGCCTGGACAATAACTAAGGGTTCTGACGCTTTAGAGGCTGGAAAAACTGTTCATTCTGACTTCAAAGAAAAATTCATAAAAGCTGAAGTTGTTAATTGGAAAGAATTAGTTTTAAGTGGCTCTTGGTCGAAAGCCAGAGAAAAAGGATTAATAGCAATTGTTGGCAAAGATTATCTCATTCAAGATGGTGACGTTGTTGAATTTAAGATTTAA
- the rpsF gene encoding 30S ribosomal protein S6 has protein sequence MKIYEFTYLIHPDISNEDINSLQNKIESFIKEEKGSIIKTNPPVKKRLAYSIKKNREAFLTDLTFSLEPEKLNNLNKKIKSEKKILRYLIFKKKILKKKLLVPYKRKVKPKVKPKVKVELKEIEKKLEEILGE, from the coding sequence ATGAAAATATACGAATTTACATATTTAATACACCCTGATATTTCTAATGAAGATATAAACTCTTTGCAGAATAAGATAGAGTCATTTATTAAAGAAGAAAAAGGTTCTATTATCAAAACCAATCCGCCGGTTAAAAAGAGATTGGCTTATTCAATTAAGAAAAATAGAGAGGCTTTTTTAACTGACTTAACTTTTAGTTTAGAACCTGAAAAATTAAATAATCTGAATAAAAAAATAAAATCAGAGAAGAAAATCCTTCGCTATCTAATCTTCAAAAAGAAAATATTAAAAAAGAAATTACTGGTTCCTTATAAACGAAAAGTTAAACCAAAAGTTAAACCAAAAGTAAAGGTCGAATTAAAAGAAATCGAAAAGAAACTTGAAGAAATTCTTGGCGAATAG
- a CDS encoding single-stranded DNA-binding protein, whose product MNLNKVFLIGRLTRDPEMKVLPSGQSVTNFGLATDSFFTDKSGQKQQQVEFHNMVLFGRLAEIASQYLKKGSLAFFEGRIRTRSWEDSSGNKRYRTEIIAQRLQLGPKSAGKIIPPEPKKETLKEEIPIIEEGEGEINVENIPF is encoded by the coding sequence ATGAATTTAAACAAAGTATTTTTAATTGGCCGTTTAACCCGCGACCCCGAAATGAAAGTACTCCCTTCTGGTCAGTCAGTTACAAACTTCGGATTAGCTACTGATAGTTTTTTTACTGACAAATCTGGTCAAAAACAACAACAAGTTGAATTTCATAACATGGTTTTGTTTGGAAGATTAGCTGAGATTGCCTCACAATATTTAAAAAAAGGTTCTTTGGCTTTTTTTGAAGGAAGAATTAGAACTAGAAGCTGGGAAGATTCTTCGGGAAATAAAAGATATAGAACCGAGATTATAGCCCAAAGACTCCAATTAGGACCTAAATCCGCGGGGAAAATAATACCTCCTGAACCTAAAAAGGAAACATTAAAAGAAGAAATTCCAATAATTGAGGAGGGAGAGGGGGAAATAAATGTTGAAAATATACCATTTTAA
- a CDS encoding 30S ribosomal protein S18 gives MACYLCQRNIQEIDFKNVKFLMKFISGLKKIRPKKRTGVCSSHQRKLAKAIKRARYLGLLPYTAK, from the coding sequence ATGGCTTGTTATTTGTGTCAAAGAAATATCCAGGAGATTGACTTTAAAAATGTCAAATTTCTAATGAAATTTATTTCTGGATTAAAAAAAATCAGACCGAAAAAAAGAACTGGAGTTTGCTCCAGTCATCAAAGAAAATTAGCAAAAGCTATTAAGAGAGCTCGTTATCTGGGATTACTTCCCTATACAGCAAAATAA
- the recA gene encoding recombinase RecA: MVKQKKRNPPAGGEKKQLKEALDEIQQRFGEGSIMRLKDAKLSTVEIIPTGSISLDLALGVGGVPKGRVIEIYGPEMSGKSTLALHILTEAQKRGGVGAFIDAEHALDVDYARRIGVNVDDLLISQPDSGEQALQIVETLVKSGEVDVIVIDSVAALVPKAEIAGEMGEFQIGLQARLMSQACRKLSGIISKTRTAVIFINQTRMKIGQRFGNPETTPGGLALKFYASVRINLRRIAQIKHGDEIIGSRIKAKIVKNKVAPPFKTAEFDIYYNEGISYIGDVLNTALKKEVVKRAGSWYQYENVKLGQGMEASRKFLKENKEVLAKLKKAITEQA, translated from the coding sequence ATGGTAAAACAAAAAAAGAGAAATCCGCCAGCCGGCGGAGAAAAGAAACAGTTAAAAGAAGCATTAGATGAGATTCAGCAAAGGTTTGGAGAGGGCTCAATTATGAGATTGAAAGATGCTAAATTATCCACCGTTGAAATTATTCCAACAGGTTCTATTTCTTTAGATTTAGCTTTGGGAGTAGGTGGAGTACCCAAGGGTAGAGTAATTGAGATTTACGGACCTGAAATGAGTGGTAAAAGTACTTTAGCATTACATATTTTAACTGAAGCTCAAAAAAGAGGAGGAGTTGGAGCCTTTATTGATGCTGAGCATGCTTTAGATGTTGATTATGCCAGGAGAATCGGAGTGAACGTTGATGATTTATTGATTTCTCAACCCGATTCAGGCGAACAAGCTCTTCAAATCGTTGAAACCTTAGTTAAATCAGGTGAGGTTGACGTAATTGTTATTGATTCAGTAGCTGCTTTAGTTCCCAAAGCTGAGATTGCGGGTGAAATGGGAGAGTTCCAGATTGGACTTCAGGCGCGTTTAATGAGTCAAGCGTGTCGCAAGCTTTCTGGGATTATCTCTAAAACAAGAACAGCGGTTATTTTTATTAACCAGACAAGAATGAAAATCGGTCAGCGGTTTGGTAATCCGGAAACAACGCCCGGGGGTTTAGCTTTAAAATTTTATGCTTCAGTAAGAATTAATCTGAGAAGGATTGCCCAGATAAAACATGGCGATGAAATTATCGGTAGTAGGATAAAAGCTAAGATTGTTAAAAATAAGGTTGCGCCTCCTTTTAAAACAGCTGAATTTGATATTTACTATAATGAAGGTATTTCTTATATTGGAGATGTTTTAAATACAGCTCTAAAAAAAGAAGTAGTTAAAAGAGCAGGTAGCTGGTATCAGTATGAAAACGTGAAATTAGGACAAGGAATGGAAGCCAGCAGGAAATTTTTGAAAGAAAACAAAGAGGTATTAGCTAAATTAAAAAAAGCTATAACAGAGCAAGCCTAA
- a CDS encoding DUF87 domain-containing protein has protein sequence MSRNKKKRKKSKNSNSTKISSFFSKEETKRYIFGITSFLLAIIFALSFFEKAGVAGNALFKAFSFLAGKAIFLLPLILTISGLAFFRANYKKLFQPLLLAIIISVFGICGILESLEPGLRQGGLLGYILTLVLSRLFGFWVTQIIASLVIVIGGLIFWRLLKQPVSEESEIKEEKKPSLIKRIFTPSFKVKNVEPASAFKKEERVIKEPFLKLKTKAIEYPEREKEYKTPPIELLDSTKGQPSAGDIKTNSIIIKKALESFEIPVEMSEVNVGPTVTQYSLKPANGIKLSRITSLSNDLALALATHPIRIEAPIPGKSLVGIEVPNKVRAFVRLKGLIQNSKFQEYSSQLTFCLGKDVSGNPVYADLGKMPHLLVAGSTGTGKTIFLNTLILSLIYKNSSDNLKFILIDPKRVEFTVYGGLPHLLCPAIVDASRAVNALKWLIEEMERRFKLLAKLKARNIFSYNEKAFNTGDEHLSYIVLVIDELADLMVAKGRDVEASIVRLAQMARAVGVHIVVATQRPSVEIITGLIKANISSRITFQVASQVDSRTVLDMAGAEKLLGAGDMLFISSEIVKPKRIQAAYVSEKEVKRVVNWIKSKTQPKFERENLKEKLFEALERNLGASGGDLGSFFSQEDSLYEEAKRVIIQNRRASASFLQRKLRIGYARAARLIDMLEERRVVGPGRGAKPREVYLSDADESHIEGVSQNEKYDDDGWQSV, from the coding sequence ATGAGCAGGAATAAGAAAAAAAGAAAGAAAAGTAAGAATTCAAATTCGACAAAAATTAGCAGCTTTTTTTCGAAAGAAGAAACAAAAAGATATATTTTTGGAATAACCTCTTTTCTTTTGGCAATAATTTTTGCTTTAAGTTTTTTTGAAAAAGCAGGAGTGGCAGGAAATGCTCTTTTTAAAGCTTTTTCTTTCTTGGCAGGGAAAGCTATTTTTTTGTTACCTTTAATTTTAACTATTTCTGGATTGGCATTTTTTAGGGCTAATTACAAAAAGCTCTTTCAGCCTTTACTTTTAGCAATTATTATTTCTGTATTTGGAATTTGTGGAATCTTAGAGAGTTTGGAGCCGGGACTTAGACAGGGAGGGTTATTAGGCTATATTTTAACCTTAGTCCTTTCAAGACTTTTTGGTTTTTGGGTTACCCAGATTATAGCCTCTTTGGTAATAGTAATTGGAGGATTGATTTTTTGGCGTTTATTAAAACAGCCGGTTTCTGAAGAATCTGAAATAAAAGAGGAGAAAAAACCATCTTTAATTAAAAGAATTTTTACTCCTTCTTTTAAGGTAAAAAACGTAGAACCTGCTTCTGCCTTTAAAAAAGAAGAAAGAGTTATTAAAGAACCCTTTTTGAAATTAAAAACAAAAGCGATTGAATACCCGGAGAGAGAAAAAGAATATAAAACACCACCAATAGAGTTATTAGATTCGACAAAAGGTCAACCTTCTGCCGGCGACATCAAGACAAACTCAATAATTATTAAAAAAGCGTTAGAAAGCTTTGAAATTCCCGTAGAAATGTCAGAAGTGAATGTAGGACCTACGGTTACTCAATATTCTTTAAAACCTGCTAACGGAATAAAATTATCAAGAATAACCTCTTTATCTAACGATTTGGCTTTAGCTTTAGCTACTCACCCAATTAGAATTGAGGCCCCTATACCGGGTAAAAGCTTGGTTGGAATTGAGGTTCCAAATAAAGTAAGAGCTTTTGTTCGATTAAAAGGGTTAATCCAAAATTCAAAATTTCAAGAATATTCTTCTCAGTTAACCTTTTGTTTAGGCAAAGATGTTTCAGGCAATCCTGTTTATGCCGACCTTGGAAAGATGCCCCATTTATTAGTAGCGGGTTCCACCGGCACAGGTAAGACAATTTTTTTAAACACTTTAATTCTCTCTCTTATTTATAAAAATTCTTCTGACAATTTAAAATTTATCTTAATTGACCCAAAAAGAGTTGAATTTACGGTTTATGGAGGACTTCCTCATCTTTTATGTCCGGCCATCGTAGACGCTTCAAGGGCAGTTAATGCTTTAAAGTGGTTAATTGAAGAGATGGAGAGGAGATTTAAACTATTAGCTAAATTAAAAGCAAGAAATATTTTCAGTTATAATGAGAAAGCTTTCAATACCGGAGATGAACATTTATCCTACATTGTTTTGGTCATTGATGAATTAGCTGATTTAATGGTTGCTAAAGGTAGAGATGTGGAAGCCTCAATTGTAAGATTAGCCCAGATGGCTCGGGCAGTTGGAGTTCATATAGTTGTGGCTACCCAAAGACCGTCGGTTGAAATAATTACGGGACTTATTAAAGCTAACATTAGTTCAAGAATTACTTTTCAGGTAGCTTCTCAGGTTGATTCCAGAACGGTTTTAGATATGGCTGGTGCAGAGAAGCTTTTAGGCGCAGGAGATATGCTTTTTATTTCAAGCGAAATCGTTAAGCCAAAAAGAATACAAGCTGCTTATGTTTCTGAGAAAGAAGTCAAAAGGGTGGTAAATTGGATAAAGTCAAAAACTCAGCCAAAATTCGAAAGAGAAAACTTAAAAGAAAAATTGTTTGAAGCTTTGGAAAGAAATTTAGGAGCATCGGGTGGAGATTTGGGGAGTTTTTTTTCTCAAGAAGATTCTTTATACGAGGAGGCAAAAAGAGTTATAATCCAAAACAGGAGGGCTTCAGCTTCTTTTTTGCAAAGAAAATTAAGAATAGGTTATGCCAGGGCTGCCAGATTAATAGACATGCTTGAAGAGAGAAGAGTAGTAGGACCTGGTCGAGGTGCAAAACCAAGAGAGGTTTACCTCTCTGATGCTGATGAAAGCCATATTGAAGGAGTTAGCCAGAATGAAAAATACGATGATGATGGTTGGCAGTCGGTGTAA